One window of the Amycolatopsis mediterranei genome contains the following:
- a CDS encoding N-acyl-D-amino-acid deacylase family protein: MDVVFRGALVADGTGDAITRHDVGITGARIASVAEAGSLAGRRNIDADGLVLAPGFIDMHSHSDLQLLANPDHPAKITQGVTTEVLGQDGLSYAPVDDVVLEALRQQLAGWNDDPPGFDWNWRSVGEYLDRLDRGIAVNAAYLVPQGTVRMLAVGWDDRPATDAELARMKELVATGLAEGAMGMSSGLTYTPGMYAETGELVELCRVVGELGGFYSPHHRSYGKGALEAFAEMIDVSRRSGCPLHLAHATMNFSVNKGKAPDLLKLLDDALDDGCDISLDTYPYLPGATYLSALLPSWATEGGLDATLARLSDVDERERIRAAIEESGSDGAHGVPIDWDAIEINGVRHEHNAHLVGHSVAASARAQGTEPAKLYFDTLLDERLGTSCLMHVGHEENVQAIMRHATHTGGSDGLLVGARPHPRAWGTFPRYLARYVRELGVLDLAECVAHLTGRAARRLRLTDRGLVRAGYAADLVLFDPETITDTATFEDPRQPATGLTHVFVNGVAALDDGRPTGALAGGSLRNPGRTR; this comes from the coding sequence ATGGACGTCGTCTTCCGCGGCGCGCTGGTCGCCGACGGGACCGGCGACGCGATCACGCGGCACGACGTCGGGATCACCGGGGCCAGGATCGCCAGTGTCGCCGAAGCGGGGTCGCTGGCCGGGCGCCGGAACATCGACGCCGACGGCCTGGTGCTCGCGCCCGGGTTCATCGACATGCACTCGCACTCGGACCTGCAGCTGCTGGCGAACCCGGACCACCCGGCCAAGATCACCCAGGGCGTGACGACCGAAGTCCTCGGCCAGGACGGGCTGTCCTACGCGCCCGTCGACGACGTCGTGCTCGAAGCCCTGCGGCAGCAGCTCGCGGGCTGGAACGACGACCCGCCGGGGTTCGACTGGAACTGGCGTTCGGTCGGCGAGTACCTCGACCGCCTCGACCGGGGCATCGCCGTCAACGCCGCCTACCTGGTGCCGCAGGGCACGGTCCGGATGCTCGCCGTCGGCTGGGACGACCGGCCCGCCACGGACGCCGAGCTGGCCCGGATGAAGGAACTGGTCGCGACCGGCCTGGCCGAGGGTGCGATGGGGATGTCGTCCGGTCTCACCTACACGCCGGGGATGTACGCGGAGACCGGCGAGCTGGTCGAGCTGTGCCGGGTCGTCGGCGAGCTGGGCGGGTTCTACAGCCCGCACCACCGCAGCTACGGCAAGGGCGCGCTGGAGGCGTTCGCCGAGATGATCGACGTGAGCAGGCGGTCCGGCTGCCCGCTGCACCTGGCCCACGCGACGATGAACTTCTCGGTCAACAAGGGCAAGGCCCCCGACCTGCTGAAGCTGCTGGACGACGCGCTCGACGACGGCTGCGACATCTCCCTGGACACCTACCCGTACCTGCCGGGCGCGACCTACCTCTCGGCCCTGCTGCCGAGCTGGGCCACCGAAGGCGGGCTCGACGCCACCCTCGCCCGACTGTCCGATGTGGACGAACGCGAGCGGATCCGCGCCGCGATCGAGGAGTCCGGTTCGGACGGTGCGCACGGCGTCCCGATCGATTGGGACGCCATCGAAATCAACGGTGTCCGCCACGAGCACAACGCCCACCTCGTCGGGCACAGCGTCGCCGCGTCGGCCCGCGCACAAGGAACCGAACCGGCGAAGCTCTACTTCGACACCCTGCTCGACGAACGGCTCGGGACGTCGTGCCTGATGCACGTCGGGCACGAGGAGAACGTCCAGGCCATCATGCGGCACGCCACGCACACCGGGGGCAGCGACGGGCTGCTCGTCGGCGCCCGGCCGCACCCGCGCGCGTGGGGTACGTTCCCGCGCTATCTCGCCCGGTACGTCCGCGAACTGGGCGTGCTGGACCTCGCCGAGTGCGTCGCCCACCTGACCGGGCGGGCCGCGCGGCGGCTGCGGCTGACCGACCGCGGGCTGGTCCGCGCCGGGTACGCCGCGGACCTGGTGCTGTTCGACCCCGAAACGATCACCGACACCGCCACCTTCGAAGATCCGCGGCAACCCGCCACGGGCCTCACCCACGTGTTCGTCAACGGCGTCGCCGCCCTCGACGACGGTCGTCCCACCGGCGCCCTCGCCGGTGGTTCCCTGCGCAATCCCGGGAGAACCCGATGA
- a CDS encoding amino acid deaminase, whose amino-acid sequence MKPCLLDPAALDTLRQERIDWRFRSAAPALTGLTLAEAADRRLNLFADGFFAPFVVLDEEALEHNLRTMAAWCAARGVVLAPHGKTTMAPQLFARQIEHGAWGVTCANAGHLRIYRAFGVSRILLANQLLDPAGLRWLAAELGADPDFEFLCWVDSVRGVELMTAALEGAGRPVDVLVELGADGGRTGVRDTATALAVAEAIQASPVLRLRGTGGYEGALSHGTDEAALAKISSYVDGLRDLAISFADKGLLDGQIVVTAGGSAYFDQVANELTKPWPDGLDVLPVLRSGAYLTHDDGFYREISPLGDHPRIDGVDAFRPALRAWAQVTSKPSDELALLTLGKRDASFDEGLPEPQLRRTPDGPAEPLEGHAVTKLNDQHAFLALPPGSPVEVGDWIGLGLSHPCTVFDKWPLLPVTAADGETVVDYVRTWF is encoded by the coding sequence ATGAAACCCTGCCTGCTGGACCCCGCCGCGCTCGACACGCTCCGCCAGGAGCGGATCGACTGGCGCTTCCGCTCGGCCGCTCCGGCCCTGACCGGGCTCACGCTCGCCGAAGCCGCGGACCGCCGGCTGAACCTGTTCGCCGACGGGTTCTTCGCCCCCTTCGTCGTCCTCGACGAAGAAGCGCTCGAACACAACCTGCGGACGATGGCCGCCTGGTGCGCCGCCCGCGGCGTGGTGCTCGCCCCGCACGGCAAGACGACCATGGCACCGCAACTGTTCGCGCGCCAGATCGAGCACGGGGCGTGGGGCGTGACCTGCGCGAACGCCGGTCACCTCCGGATCTACCGCGCCTTCGGGGTGTCCCGGATCCTGCTGGCCAACCAGCTCCTCGACCCGGCCGGTCTCCGCTGGCTGGCCGCCGAACTGGGGGCTGACCCGGACTTCGAGTTCCTCTGCTGGGTCGACTCCGTCCGCGGCGTCGAGCTGATGACCGCGGCTTTGGAAGGCGCCGGGCGCCCGGTGGACGTCCTGGTCGAGCTGGGCGCCGACGGCGGCCGCACCGGCGTCCGCGACACCGCGACCGCGCTGGCGGTCGCCGAGGCGATCCAGGCGAGCCCGGTGCTGCGGCTGCGGGGCACCGGCGGGTACGAAGGCGCGCTGTCCCACGGCACCGACGAAGCCGCCCTCGCCAAGATCAGCTCCTATGTGGACGGTCTGCGCGACCTGGCGATCTCGTTCGCGGACAAGGGACTCCTCGACGGGCAGATCGTCGTCACCGCCGGCGGCAGCGCCTACTTCGACCAGGTGGCGAACGAGCTGACGAAACCGTGGCCGGACGGCCTCGACGTGCTGCCGGTGTTGCGCAGCGGCGCGTACCTCACCCACGACGACGGGTTCTACCGCGAGATCTCCCCGCTCGGCGACCACCCGCGCATCGACGGCGTCGACGCGTTCCGGCCGGCGCTGCGGGCGTGGGCGCAGGTGACGTCGAAGCCGTCGGACGAGCTGGCCCTGCTCACCCTCGGCAAGCGCGACGCGTCCTTCGACGAGGGCCTGCCCGAGCCGCAGCTGCGCCGCACCCCGGACGGCCCCGCCGAACCCCTCGAAGGCCACGCGGTAACGAAGCTGAACGACCAGCACGCCTTCCTCGCGCTGCCGCCGGGGTCGCCGGTCGAGGTCGGCGACTGGATCGGGCTCGGGCTCTCCCACCCGTGCACGGTGTTCGACAAGTGGCCGCTGCTGCCGGTGACCGCGGCCGACGGCGAGACCGTCGTCGACTACGTCCGGACGTGGTTCTGA
- a CDS encoding sugar kinase → MALFVPAEPGPPDEVKHWVRTIGGAESNVACNLPTLGVRSGWVSAVGDDPFGRAMLREVASHGVDVSVCSVDPLRPTGLYVKESGAGGSPVRYYRTGSAASGMGPALLDRLDLDGVRVLHLSGITPALSDSCLALVRALLEMPRGDRLISFDVNLRPALWAGRDPGLLAELAARADIVLTGDDEARQVWGTGDPVELRALLPGPRTLVVKHGERGATLVEGEPLFAPALKVDVVEPVGAGDAFAAGFLAATLRGAPPLERLRQGHLQAAVTLLTHDDVGVPLPRPVVDTLLRADPDEWRSARLTGEGVVLT, encoded by the coding sequence ATGGCGCTGTTCGTGCCCGCCGAACCCGGCCCGCCGGACGAGGTGAAGCACTGGGTGCGCACCATCGGCGGCGCCGAATCGAACGTGGCCTGCAACCTGCCGACGCTGGGTGTCCGCAGCGGCTGGGTGAGCGCGGTCGGGGACGACCCGTTCGGCCGGGCGATGCTGCGGGAGGTCGCTTCCCACGGCGTCGACGTCAGCGTGTGTTCCGTCGACCCGCTGCGCCCGACCGGGCTCTACGTCAAGGAGAGCGGCGCCGGCGGCAGTCCCGTGCGCTACTACCGGACGGGCTCGGCCGCGTCCGGGATGGGCCCCGCGCTGCTGGATCGGCTCGACCTCGACGGCGTCCGCGTGCTGCACCTGTCGGGGATCACGCCCGCGCTGTCGGACAGCTGCCTCGCGCTGGTGCGCGCCCTGCTGGAGATGCCCCGCGGCGACCGGCTGATCTCGTTCGACGTCAACCTGCGGCCCGCGCTGTGGGCGGGCCGTGACCCCGGCCTGCTCGCCGAGCTGGCCGCTCGGGCGGACATCGTCCTGACCGGCGACGACGAGGCCCGGCAGGTGTGGGGGACCGGCGACCCGGTCGAGCTGCGCGCACTGCTGCCGGGGCCGCGCACGCTCGTGGTCAAGCACGGCGAGCGCGGGGCGACCCTGGTCGAAGGCGAGCCGCTGTTCGCACCGGCGCTGAAGGTCGACGTCGTCGAGCCGGTCGGCGCCGGCGACGCGTTCGCCGCCGGGTTCCTGGCCGCGACCCTGCGCGGCGCCCCGCCCCTGGAACGGCTGCGACAGGGCCACCTGCAGGCCGCCGTCACCCTGCTGACCCACGACGACGTCGGGGTGCCGCTGCCGCGCCCGGTCGTGGATACCCTGCTGCGGGCGGACCCGGACGAGTGGCGTTCGGCGCGGCTGACCGGAGAGGGCGTGGTGCTCACGTGA